The following are encoded together in the Arcobacter aquimarinus genome:
- a CDS encoding 4Fe-4S binding protein, translating into MKNIIQKSRRDLFSFALFNFLFKNKMFLFLLRLTISFLFFYAIFLGFLYPTKEQNLFTTALFWSLFWSFFMVLSLSTLGRVFCGICPHGFIGKFITKIGLKRKIPKALANPFIGLGVILIGYWMIVFLFPGTYSIPYNTALFFAVLTLLSFVIYYLYDEMAYCKYICPLGTVTKAFSKVSFTKLETYTDGCGTCKTFDCSKACSYNLKPFTFVKKNSMEDCTLCMDCALSCENVAFNLKKPSSTLFEKFKTQKVEVWTILILTSILSFAMTFKHSLNRTAIADEFIWNKISVYLKSFINSDFISIDGFSVLFFSIFFVLGLNIIGMFIGSKIMKVEYEKTFYTLGYALTPLFIIGGLSHILQFFFTNYASNIINGVNQAFFLGFETMKPLANRGESWLFIFKIFTHIAYIWAFVLMYYRLKLIETKRFLKIIAYPFVSIVIIFYMFLNFYTGYVFKTYGVNKNAHNHSSHQIKIKE; encoded by the coding sequence ATGAAAAATATAATACAAAAAAGTAGAAGAGATTTATTTTCTTTTGCTTTGTTTAATTTTTTATTTAAAAACAAGATGTTTCTATTTTTACTTAGATTAACTATCAGTTTTTTATTTTTTTATGCAATTTTTTTAGGTTTTTTATATCCTACAAAAGAGCAAAATCTATTTACAACAGCACTATTTTGGAGTCTTTTTTGGTCATTTTTTATGGTTTTATCTTTAAGTACATTAGGTAGGGTATTTTGTGGTATTTGTCCCCATGGATTCATAGGTAAATTTATTACAAAAATTGGACTTAAAAGAAAAATTCCAAAAGCTTTAGCAAACCCTTTTATTGGTTTAGGAGTTATCCTTATTGGATATTGGATGATTGTATTTTTATTTCCAGGAACTTATTCAATTCCTTATAATACAGCTTTATTTTTTGCTGTTTTGACTTTATTATCTTTTGTAATTTATTATTTATATGATGAGATGGCATATTGTAAATATATTTGCCCATTGGGAACTGTAACAAAAGCATTTTCTAAAGTTAGTTTTACAAAACTTGAAACTTATACAGATGGTTGTGGAACTTGTAAAACCTTTGATTGTTCAAAGGCTTGTAGTTATAATCTAAAACCTTTTACTTTTGTTAAAAAGAACTCTATGGAAGATTGTACTTTATGTATGGATTGTGCCTTATCTTGTGAAAATGTAGCTTTTAACTTAAAAAAACCTTCTTCAACTTTATTTGAGAAGTTTAAAACTCAAAAAGTGGAAGTATGGACAATATTGATTTTAACTTCTATTTTATCATTTGCAATGACATTTAAACACTCTTTAAATAGAACAGCAATAGCAGATGAATTTATATGGAATAAAATTTCAGTTTATTTAAAATCATTTATAAATAGTGATTTCATAAGTATAGATGGCTTCTCAGTTTTATTTTTTTCTATTTTCTTTGTGCTAGGTTTAAATATTATTGGAATGTTTATAGGTTCTAAAATAATGAAAGTAGAATATGAAAAAACTTTTTATACTTTAGGTTATGCACTAACTCCTCTTTTTATAATTGGTGGTTTATCTCATATTTTGCAGTTTTTCTTCACTAATTATGCTTCGAATATTATAAATGGAGTTAATCAAGCATTTTTTCTAGGATTTGAAACTATGAAACCATTGGCAAATAGAGGTGAATCTTGGTTATTTATCTTTAAAATATTTACACATATTGCTTATATTTGGGCTTTTGTTTTGATGTATTATAGATTAAAATTGATTGAAACAAAAAGATTTCTAAAAATTATTGCTTATCCTTTTGTAAGTATTGTAATTATTTTTTATATGTTTCTAAATTTTTATACAGGCTATGTATTTAAAACTTATGGTGTAAATAAAAATGCTCATAATCATTCATCTCATCAAATAAAAATTAAGGAATAA